One Williamwhitmania sp. DNA segment encodes these proteins:
- a CDS encoding HigA family addiction module antitoxin: protein MNSSALIPAISTHPGEVLKDELDSRNIKQKEFAHDIGTSPTILNEILKGKRNITADIALHLEAQLEIPADFWMKLQSQYDIDLARIKQRNIEKRNLIETWKAIKVAIPVKYLEKLNLLANDLKNDIDRIKEIYNANSLEDIIDAKTAYTGLYRKSSKLQVDVNNLTCWAMVCRWMAQNKKAATYNASNLSAVKQRIIEIVNKNHNVIDEVTQLLYDYGIKFIILEKPDQTPVDGFSFFSGLNPVIAITLRKKTIDNFSFTVLHELGHIQDHLRPNSTSFFIDCFDLQESKKDTNEAQADRYAQQALIPPAVWATFSLSKNIFNDLYIQQFAQEHNLNPAIVLGRYSFETNNYKVRTTIDRGIN, encoded by the coding sequence ATGAACTCATCTGCCCTAATTCCTGCAATATCAACTCATCCGGGAGAAGTACTTAAGGATGAACTTGACTCCCGTAATATCAAGCAAAAAGAGTTTGCCCATGATATTGGTACTAGCCCCACAATTCTTAATGAGATTTTAAAGGGGAAACGCAATATTACCGCGGACATAGCCCTGCACCTCGAGGCTCAGCTAGAGATCCCCGCCGATTTCTGGATGAAACTCCAATCCCAATACGACATTGACCTAGCACGCATTAAGCAGCGCAACATTGAAAAGCGCAATCTAATTGAGACATGGAAAGCAATAAAAGTGGCTATCCCCGTTAAATATCTTGAAAAACTAAATCTTCTTGCCAACGATCTTAAGAATGATATTGACAGGATAAAAGAGATTTATAACGCCAATTCCTTAGAAGATATAATAGATGCAAAAACAGCATACACGGGACTCTACAGGAAGTCATCAAAGCTACAGGTGGATGTAAACAATCTTACCTGTTGGGCAATGGTGTGCCGATGGATGGCTCAAAACAAAAAAGCAGCCACCTATAATGCCTCGAACCTTTCGGCTGTAAAGCAACGTATTATTGAAATTGTAAATAAAAATCACAACGTGATTGATGAAGTCACACAACTTCTTTACGATTACGGCATCAAGTTTATTATTCTCGAAAAACCGGACCAGACACCCGTTGACGGTTTTTCCTTTTTCAGTGGTTTAAATCCAGTTATAGCGATAACCCTACGAAAAAAAACCATTGATAACTTTTCCTTTACCGTTCTCCATGAACTTGGACATATTCAAGATCACCTGCGTCCTAATAGTACATCATTTTTCATTGATTGCTTCGATCTCCAGGAGAGCAAGAAAGACACAAATGAGGCGCAGGCCGATCGTTACGCACAGCAGGCGCTCATACCGCCAGCAGTATGGGCTACGTTTAGCCTCTCCAAAAATATTTTTAACGACCTATACATTCAGCAATTTGCACAGGAGCACAACCTGAATCCAGCCATAGTTCTAGGGAGGTATAGCTTCGAAACAAACAACTATAAGGTAAGAACAACAATAGATAGAGGAATTAATTAA